In the genome of Gloeotrichia echinulata CP02, one region contains:
- a CDS encoding trypsin-like serine protease, with product MNRKFLALFLVGILSAIALGGWTSVQVKAQDKPQQSNTPEFINAEQAGEFKLEGDGKPFIPDGLGRAAKPNEGDSRGIIGVIDNRIPMTSSKYPWSAVGRIKGTTADGSGYYCTGTLIDANLVLTNAHCVIDPETGKLSTRIQFLPNVIDRNYRDVAEVKRVFYGTDFSQSSNLSSRDWAILKLNQPLGRKYGYLGWKSLPSATLISNRKAFYFVGYSKDFPNENYQKYFSAGPGWTASFEAGCSIVGEESGFLLHDCATAGGSSGGPIVAVIDGDPYIVALNNGEAKNLRTGQDIINFAVKVSTIEQDLRRNSR from the coding sequence ATGAATAGGAAATTTCTCGCTCTTTTTTTGGTTGGAATTCTTAGTGCTATAGCTTTGGGTGGTTGGACATCTGTACAAGTAAAAGCACAGGACAAACCACAGCAAAGCAACACACCCGAATTCATCAATGCTGAACAAGCAGGTGAATTTAAGCTCGAAGGTGATGGTAAACCTTTTATCCCAGATGGTTTGGGACGGGCGGCGAAACCTAACGAAGGCGACTCTAGAGGAATTATTGGAGTTATAGATAACCGCATTCCCATGACTAGCAGCAAATATCCTTGGTCAGCAGTTGGTCGAATCAAAGGAACGACAGCCGATGGCAGTGGTTATTATTGCACAGGCACGTTAATCGACGCTAATCTAGTTTTAACTAATGCTCACTGCGTTATTGACCCCGAAACTGGTAAATTAAGCACCAGAATCCAGTTTCTGCCCAACGTCATCGATAGGAATTACCGAGACGTAGCAGAAGTTAAACGAGTTTTTTACGGTACAGATTTCAGCCAAAGCAGCAATTTGAGTTCTCGTGACTGGGCAATTCTGAAACTTAATCAGCCTCTAGGTCGCAAATACGGCTATTTAGGCTGGAAATCTCTACCTTCTGCCACCCTGATTAGCAATCGCAAAGCTTTCTATTTCGTAGGCTATTCTAAGGATTTCCCTAACGAGAACTATCAAAAATATTTCAGTGCAGGGCCGGGATGGACGGCAAGTTTTGAGGCTGGATGCAGTATTGTTGGAGAAGAGAGTGGTTTTTTATTACATGATTGTGCCACTGCTGGCGGTTCTTCGGGTGGTCCGATTGTGGCTGTGATTGACGGCGACCCTTACATTGTGGCTCTGAATAATGGTGAAGCCAAAAATCTCCGCACTGGACAAGATATCATCAATTTTGCGGTGAAAGTTTCGACTATCGAGCAAGATTTGCGGAGAAATTCGAGATAG
- a CDS encoding inorganic phosphate transporter, protein MLITLAIVAILAFYVAFNLGANDVANAMGTSVGSKAVTLTQALIIAGVLEFAGAVLFGHQVTETLATKIANPALFAATPQTFVLGMVTVLLGSGVWLMIATTRGLPVSSSHAVVGAIAGFSWVALGVGAIDWSSIGKITIGWILTPLISGAIAALFYTQIKHWILEQPNQIAQLQEWIPWLSALLLGVFGIIVLPSVTQPLTNFLIDQFGLNIPAYDIPLLTGAVTTFALTLYIWRQLRAWRDKGYEEKISDSPIPNPIELVFARFQLLSACFVAFAHGSNDVGNAIAPLAAIVYINQTGSVPTNGLNIPLWILILGGIGIVSGLAIWGKKVIATIGKNIITLQPSSGFCAELATGTTILLASRLGLPVSTSHALVGGVVGIGLVQNINSIKFATLQNIAAAWLITVPASAVLSAAIFSIVRIFFL, encoded by the coding sequence ATGCTGATCACCCTCGCTATAGTCGCTATACTAGCTTTTTACGTCGCCTTTAACCTTGGTGCTAACGATGTTGCTAACGCAATGGGTACCTCTGTCGGTTCCAAAGCTGTCACCCTAACGCAAGCGCTAATCATTGCTGGGGTGTTAGAGTTTGCTGGGGCAGTATTATTTGGGCATCAGGTAACCGAAACCCTAGCCACAAAAATTGCTAATCCCGCTTTATTCGCGGCTACACCACAGACGTTTGTATTGGGGATGGTGACAGTGTTATTGGGGTCTGGGGTGTGGCTGATGATTGCCACTACCAGGGGTTTGCCTGTATCCTCTTCTCATGCAGTTGTGGGTGCGATCGCCGGATTTAGTTGGGTCGCTTTGGGAGTCGGTGCAATTGATTGGTCATCAATTGGCAAAATTACAATCGGCTGGATTTTAACACCGTTAATTAGTGGTGCGATCGCCGCTTTGTTTTACACTCAAATCAAACACTGGATTTTAGAGCAACCAAATCAAATAGCCCAGTTACAAGAATGGATTCCCTGGTTGAGTGCGCTGCTGTTGGGGGTATTTGGCATCATTGTCCTACCTTCTGTGACTCAACCGCTAACCAATTTTTTAATTGATCAATTTGGGTTAAACATACCCGCTTATGACATCCCCCTATTAACAGGTGCTGTAACCACATTTGCACTAACCCTTTACATTTGGCGACAGTTGCGAGCTTGGAGAGATAAGGGGTACGAGGAAAAAATTTCTGACTCCCCAATTCCCAACCCCATTGAGCTTGTATTTGCACGCTTTCAACTGCTCAGTGCTTGCTTTGTCGCCTTTGCTCATGGTTCTAATGATGTGGGAAATGCGATCGCTCCATTAGCGGCGATCGTTTATATCAATCAAACTGGTAGCGTACCCACAAATGGTTTAAATATCCCCCTTTGGATTTTAATCCTTGGTGGTATCGGCATTGTTAGTGGTTTAGCTATCTGGGGTAAAAAAGTTATCGCCACAATTGGCAAAAATATCATTACTTTACAACCTAGCAGTGGTTTCTGCGCCGAACTCGCCACCGGTACCACCATCCTACTCGCCTCCCGGCTAGGTTTACCCGTGTCCACTTCCCACGCCCTAGTTGGCGGTGTTGTGGGGATTGGACTGGTGCAAAATATAAATTCCATTAAATTCGCAACTTTACAAAACATCGCCGCTGCTTGGCTAATTACAGTTCCCGCCAGTGCAGTTTTAAGTGCTGCTATTTTTAGTATTGTTCGGATTTTCTTCCTTTGA
- a CDS encoding MFS transporter, translated as MFPTEPAAVNNGFGSLVKNRAFLLLWIGQLVSQLADKVFFVLMIALLENYPPPAGLAQNTMYSTLMVAFTIPAILFGSAGGIFVDRLPKKLIMVGSDVVRGLLTLLIPFLPREFLILLILTFAISTVTQFFAPAEQAAIPLLVPRENLMAANALFSSTMMGALIIGFAVGEPILSWAKSYLGQEYGQELIVSALYLLSGAIMQPIHFQEHKSTAERRATGKPWAEFTASLRYLKQNRLVLNAMLQLTTLYCVFAALTVLAIRLAEDFGLKEKQFGFFLAAAGVGMVFGAGFLGHWGDKLHHKPLPLIGFLMMALVLGVFTFTHNLLLALGLCGLLGVGASLIGVPMQTLIQQQTPPTMHGKVFGFQNHAVNIALSLPLAITGPLTDTLGLRTVLVGMSLVVAAVGVWAWQNTRRVLQDLI; from the coding sequence ATGTTTCCTACTGAACCTGCTGCTGTGAATAATGGGTTTGGCTCACTGGTAAAAAACCGTGCTTTTTTGCTCCTGTGGATTGGGCAACTAGTTTCCCAGTTAGCAGATAAGGTATTCTTTGTTTTGATGATTGCCTTGCTCGAAAATTATCCACCTCCTGCAGGATTGGCACAAAACACCATGTACTCCACTTTGATGGTGGCGTTTACGATCCCAGCGATTTTGTTTGGTTCTGCAGGTGGTATCTTTGTTGACCGGTTGCCCAAAAAGCTGATTATGGTTGGCTCGGATGTCGTGCGTGGGCTATTAACTTTATTAATTCCGTTTTTACCACGAGAATTCCTGATACTGTTGATACTCACATTTGCCATCTCCACGGTGACGCAGTTTTTTGCACCGGCGGAACAAGCAGCGATTCCCTTGTTGGTGCCACGGGAGAATTTAATGGCAGCCAATGCGCTGTTTAGCAGTACGATGATGGGAGCTTTAATAATTGGCTTTGCAGTGGGCGAGCCAATATTAAGTTGGGCAAAGAGCTATCTGGGACAAGAGTACGGTCAAGAATTGATAGTTAGTGCATTATATTTGTTATCGGGTGCGATTATGCAGCCGATTCATTTTCAAGAACACAAATCAACTGCAGAGCGACGCGCTACAGGTAAACCTTGGGCAGAATTTACAGCAAGTTTGCGCTATTTGAAGCAAAACCGGTTGGTGTTGAATGCTATGCTGCAACTGACAACTTTGTATTGCGTATTTGCAGCATTAACGGTACTGGCTATTAGATTAGCAGAAGACTTTGGGTTAAAGGAAAAACAGTTTGGTTTTTTCTTAGCAGCTGCTGGGGTAGGTATGGTATTTGGTGCAGGGTTTTTAGGTCACTGGGGTGATAAATTGCATCATAAACCCTTACCCTTAATTGGATTTTTGATGATGGCGCTGGTTTTAGGGGTCTTCACTTTCACTCACAACCTCTTGCTAGCGCTAGGACTCTGTGGGTTATTGGGTGTGGGTGCGTCCCTAATTGGTGTACCAATGCAAACTCTAATTCAACAACAAACACCACCCACAATGCATGGTAAAGTATTTGGCTTTCAAAATCATGCCGTAAATATTGCCCTGTCCTTACCCCTAGCAATTACAGGTCCGTTAACTGATACTCTCGGTTTACGCACTGTCCTGGTGGGAATGAGCCTTGTTGTTGCGGCTGTTGGGGTTTGGGCTTGGCAAAATACCCGTCGAGTACTGCAAGATTTAATATGA
- the ilvB gene encoding biosynthetic-type acetolactate synthase large subunit yields the protein MRSRSVPGGDSPSPISLPQTENHLQPFAANSAPVAPTRASGGFALLDSLLRHGVEYIFGYPGGAILPIYDDLYKVEETGSIKHILVRHEQGASHAADGYARATGKVGVCFGTSGPGATNLVTGIATAYMDSIPMIVVTGQVPRASIGTDAFQETDIYGITLPIVKHSYVVRDPKDMARIVAEAFHIASTGRPGPVLIDVPKDVALEQFDYVPVEPGTVKLPGYRPTVKGNPRQINAAIKLIRESRRPLLYVGGGAIAAAAHEEVKELAELFNIPVTTTLMGIGAFDEHHPLSVAMLGMHGTAYANFAVTDCDLLICVGARFDDRVTGKLDEFASRAKVIHIDIDPAEVGKNRVPEVPIVGDVRNVLLDILRRCKSAGIKPTPNQNQEWLNLINRWREEYPLEVPHYPDSISPQEVIVEIGSQAPHAYYTTDVGQHQMWAAQFLKNGPRRWISSGGLGTMGFGVPAAMGAKVAFPDEEVICISGDASFQMCLQELGTLAQYKINVKTVILNNGWQGMVRQWQQAFYGERYSCSNMEVGMPDIELLAKAYGIKGMVISKHEELKDAIAEMLAHNGPVIVDVRVTRDENCYPMVAPGKSNAQMVGLPKQAPKAAIEPVYCSHCGAKNAPNHNFCAECGTKL from the coding sequence GTGCGTTCACGAAGTGTGCCCGGAGGAGATTCGCCTTCTCCAATCAGTCTCCCACAAACTGAGAATCACTTGCAGCCCTTTGCTGCTAACTCAGCCCCCGTAGCTCCCACACGCGCCTCTGGTGGTTTTGCTCTGCTAGATAGTCTCCTGCGTCACGGTGTTGAGTATATTTTTGGTTATCCCGGTGGGGCAATTCTGCCAATTTATGATGACCTCTACAAGGTAGAAGAGACTGGTAGTATTAAGCACATACTTGTGAGACACGAGCAAGGCGCATCCCATGCTGCTGATGGTTACGCCCGTGCTACTGGCAAAGTGGGTGTGTGCTTTGGTACTTCAGGTCCAGGGGCAACTAACTTGGTAACGGGTATCGCCACCGCCTACATGGATTCAATTCCGATGATTGTGGTGACGGGACAGGTGCCACGGGCGTCAATTGGTACGGATGCGTTTCAAGAAACCGATATTTACGGGATTACCTTGCCAATTGTCAAACACTCTTATGTAGTGCGCGACCCGAAGGATATGGCACGGATTGTAGCCGAAGCTTTCCACATCGCTAGTACGGGGCGTCCGGGACCGGTTTTAATTGATGTCCCTAAAGATGTGGCTTTAGAACAATTTGATTATGTGCCTGTGGAACCGGGTACGGTGAAGTTACCTGGCTATCGCCCGACGGTGAAGGGAAATCCCAGACAAATTAATGCAGCCATTAAATTAATTCGTGAGAGTCGCCGTCCGCTATTGTATGTGGGTGGGGGTGCGATCGCCGCTGCTGCCCATGAGGAAGTTAAGGAACTAGCTGAGTTATTCAATATCCCCGTCACCACAACTTTGATGGGTATTGGCGCCTTTGACGAACATCATCCTCTGTCGGTGGCAATGTTAGGGATGCATGGCACCGCCTACGCCAATTTTGCTGTGACTGACTGTGATTTGCTGATTTGTGTCGGCGCCAGATTTGATGACCGCGTGACTGGTAAATTAGATGAATTCGCCTCCCGCGCCAAAGTAATTCACATCGACATTGACCCTGCAGAAGTGGGTAAAAATCGGGTGCCAGAAGTGCCCATCGTCGGTGATGTGCGGAACGTGCTGCTTGATATCTTGCGTCGATGTAAAAGCGCCGGAATCAAACCGACACCCAACCAAAATCAAGAATGGCTGAACTTGATTAACCGCTGGCGGGAAGAATATCCTTTAGAAGTGCCCCACTATCCCGATAGCATCTCACCCCAAGAGGTGATTGTCGAAATCGGTAGTCAAGCCCCCCACGCCTACTACACCACAGATGTCGGTCAACATCAAATGTGGGCAGCACAATTCCTCAAAAATGGACCCCGGCGCTGGATTTCCAGTGGCGGTTTGGGAACGATGGGATTTGGTGTCCCAGCAGCTATGGGCGCGAAAGTGGCGTTTCCCGATGAAGAAGTGATTTGTATCAGCGGTGACGCCAGTTTCCAAATGTGTTTGCAGGAACTGGGGACGCTAGCACAATATAAGATTAATGTCAAGACTGTAATTCTCAATAATGGCTGGCAAGGGATGGTGCGCCAGTGGCAACAAGCCTTCTACGGCGAGCGTTACTCATGTTCTAACATGGAAGTAGGGATGCCAGATATTGAATTATTGGCAAAAGCCTACGGCATCAAAGGCATGGTGATTAGCAAGCATGAAGAACTCAAAGATGCGATCGCCGAAATGCTAGCACATAATGGGCCAGTAATTGTGGATGTCCGCGTCACCAGAGATGAAAACTGCTATCCAATGGTAGCGCCAGGTAAGAGCAACGCCCAGATGGTTGGCTTACCAAAGCAAGCACCAAAAGCTGCGATAGAACCAGTCTATTGCAGCCATTGTGGCGCGAAAAATGCTCCCAATCACAACTTTTGTGCTGAGTGTGGTACCAAGCTGTAA
- a CDS encoding MoxR family ATPase — MKFPFYSGIGNRQKSELPVTLPVSPRSQLLQPENYIADAGLKDACNVALLLGQPLLLTGEPGTGKTQLAYSLAWELGLGEPLKFETKSTSVARELFYTYDALKRFQDLQSGVTETKFLDYITFQALGLAILRSKNPEEVKHLLPSEIIHSEKGRSVVLIDEIDKAPRDFANDLLNELELMYFRVPELANEKIVGDANLQPIVIITSNSEKDLPDAFLRRCIYYDIPFPELERLGEIVANRLGINAGSSPFLQAALSLFYRLRSPQIGLRKKPATSELLSWLIILQKFTQESENPLMQREVVFRTLSSLIKTAEDQEKARKVVEQWIQEQKKTTQIG, encoded by the coding sequence ATGAAGTTTCCCTTTTATTCAGGTATCGGAAACCGTCAAAAATCTGAGTTACCAGTAACTCTACCTGTGTCTCCACGTTCTCAATTACTCCAGCCAGAGAATTATATTGCAGATGCGGGTTTAAAAGATGCGTGTAATGTGGCACTGTTGTTAGGACAACCTCTACTCCTGACTGGTGAACCAGGGACAGGTAAAACTCAACTGGCTTACAGTCTAGCATGGGAACTTGGACTTGGGGAGCCGTTGAAGTTTGAAACTAAATCTACAAGTGTTGCTCGTGAGTTATTCTATACTTATGATGCATTAAAGCGTTTCCAAGATCTGCAAAGTGGAGTGACTGAAACTAAATTTTTAGATTATATTACTTTCCAAGCTTTAGGATTGGCAATTTTACGCAGTAAAAATCCAGAGGAAGTCAAGCATTTACTACCATCAGAAATTATACATTCCGAGAAAGGGCGTTCTGTAGTTTTAATTGATGAAATTGATAAAGCACCCCGTGACTTTGCCAATGATTTACTCAATGAATTAGAATTGATGTATTTTCGAGTTCCTGAATTAGCTAATGAAAAAATTGTGGGAGATGCAAACTTACAACCGATTGTAATTATTACTAGTAATTCGGAAAAAGATTTACCAGATGCTTTCTTGAGACGTTGTATTTATTACGATATTCCTTTTCCTGAATTGGAGCGCCTGGGGGAAATTGTCGCTAATCGTTTAGGGATAAATGCTGGTAGTAGTCCTTTTTTACAAGCTGCTCTCAGTTTATTTTATCGGTTACGTTCTCCCCAAATTGGGTTGAGAAAAAAACCTGCAACTTCTGAATTATTAAGCTGGCTGATAATTTTACAAAAATTTACTCAAGAATCAGAAAATCCTTTAATGCAAAGGGAAGTAGTTTTTCGCACTCTGAGTAGCTTAATCAAAACTGCAGAAGATCAAGAAAAAGCGAGAAAAGTTGTAGAACAGTGGATACAGGAACAGAAAAAAACTACCCAGATTGGCTAA
- the avd gene encoding diversity-generating retroelement protein Avd, producing the protein MEELSIIQKTYDLIKWYIPILNRLPKNHRFTLGDRMINGLYDSLEGLLVARYSQEKFTQLELLQSHLDILRYQTRILFDFNLIAIDRYEYAGKLITAIGVELVLCQDKNDGL; encoded by the coding sequence ATGGAAGAATTGTCGATTATCCAAAAAACCTACGATTTAATCAAATGGTACATTCCAATTCTTAATCGGCTGCCCAAAAATCATAGATTTACCTTGGGCGACAGGATGATAAATGGATTGTATGATTCACTAGAGGGGTTGCTTGTCGCTCGTTATAGCCAAGAAAAATTCACTCAATTAGAATTACTCCAAAGTCACTTAGATATTTTACGCTATCAAACCCGGATTTTATTCGACTTTAATTTAATTGCCATAGACCGCTACGAATATGCAGGTAAATTAATCACTGCCATTGGCGTAGAGCTAGTACTCTGTCAAGATAAAAATGATGGACTGTAG
- the dacB gene encoding D-alanyl-D-alanine carboxypeptidase/D-alanyl-D-alanine-endopeptidase, with translation MSKKITIGLILLLLGTQIGVTQQTATAQTPTPVAPPSTTKSICPAQLGSAVDAIINRPLFSRVRWGILVQPLSSGQTLYSRDAQKYFTPASNTKLLTTAAALQQLGANFRFRTSIYQTGDGVLRVVGRGDPSLSDTQLQALAQQLKQKGITQIKQLIADDSYIQGDIVNSTWQWEDLQSDYGAPVSSFILNENVFSFKLIPQAVGKPLQIAWTDANEARQWRIINQSATVGQNPTFINVTRELSGNVLRIQGQLTGNSEPYLVTLPVVDPNYYFLRRFRTALTREKITLGATLVSTGGNEQQEIAFVDSPPLSDLLMETLQNSNNLYAEALLRALAFQQPRLSNKNTADIGLENVKANLTKLGVDPTNYVLVDGSGLSRRNLIAPEAFVQTLRGIAKTPVASVYRASLPVAGKSGTIKNRFRNTSAEGIVQAKTGTLTGAVSLSGYVNGTKYEPLVFSIMVNQSEQPVSVLRRAIDEIVVLLTQLQRC, from the coding sequence ATGTCCAAAAAAATTACTATAGGTTTAATCCTGCTGTTGCTGGGTACGCAGATTGGTGTTACCCAGCAAACAGCGACAGCGCAAACACCAACACCAGTTGCACCCCCAAGCACCACAAAATCAATTTGTCCTGCTCAACTAGGGTCAGCCGTAGATGCTATTATCAATCGTCCCCTATTTAGTCGCGTGCGTTGGGGAATTTTAGTACAACCCCTGTCATCTGGACAAACTCTTTACAGTCGAGATGCTCAGAAATACTTTACACCAGCTTCTAATACTAAATTGTTGACAACAGCCGCAGCATTGCAGCAATTGGGTGCAAATTTTCGCTTTCGCACCTCTATATATCAGACCGGTGATGGTGTTTTGCGTGTCGTGGGTAGGGGAGATCCCAGCTTAAGTGATACTCAATTGCAAGCATTAGCACAGCAATTGAAACAAAAGGGAATTACCCAAATCAAACAATTGATTGCTGATGATAGTTATATTCAAGGCGATATTGTTAACTCTACCTGGCAATGGGAAGACCTACAATCAGACTATGGCGCACCAGTTAGCAGCTTTATTTTAAATGAAAATGTTTTTAGCTTCAAACTGATACCGCAAGCCGTAGGAAAACCATTACAAATCGCCTGGACTGATGCCAACGAAGCCAGACAATGGCGGATAATTAATCAATCAGCAACAGTGGGGCAAAATCCCACATTCATTAACGTTACCCGCGAATTATCTGGAAACGTCTTGCGAATCCAAGGACAATTAACAGGGAATTCTGAACCATATTTAGTAACTTTACCTGTCGTTGATCCTAATTATTATTTTTTACGCCGCTTTCGCACTGCTTTAACACGGGAAAAAATTACTTTAGGCGCAACATTGGTATCAACTGGTGGTAATGAACAACAGGAAATAGCATTTGTAGATTCCCCACCTTTATCAGACTTATTGATGGAAACTCTCCAGAATAGTAATAATCTTTATGCTGAAGCCCTATTGAGAGCATTAGCTTTTCAACAACCCAGATTATCAAATAAAAATACCGCTGATATTGGCTTAGAAAATGTCAAAGCCAATTTAACTAAGTTAGGAGTTGATCCGACAAATTACGTTTTGGTAGACGGTTCTGGTTTATCACGTCGTAACTTAATTGCGCCAGAAGCTTTTGTGCAAACATTACGAGGAATAGCGAAAACACCAGTTGCATCTGTGTATCGTGCATCCTTACCTGTCGCCGGCAAAAGTGGGACGATCAAAAACCGTTTTCGCAATACATCTGCAGAGGGGATTGTGCAAGCAAAAACGGGTACTTTAACTGGTGCTGTTTCCCTATCTGGTTATGTGAATGGGACTAAATATGAGCCATTGGTTTTTAGTATTATGGTGAATCAAAGTGAACAGCCGGTGAGTGTTTTGCGACGAGCAATTGATGAAATTGTCGTGTTGTTAACACAATTGCAGCGTTGTTAA
- a CDS encoding L,D-transpeptidase, whose protein sequence is MKSLIDSNWMRGLKIFLAAATFSLSVASPGSSLVSTNSQNQTIIKTIETLKQSDQRWIQVNLTKQRLIAWKGRTPVYAIAISSGKKSTPTRIGIFKIQSKFKTTRMRGKNYDVPNVPYVMFYQGSYGIHGAYWHRRFGTPVSHGCVNLAPNHAKWLFNWASIGTPIVIRK, encoded by the coding sequence ATGAAAAGCCTGATTGATTCCAATTGGATGCGTGGTTTAAAAATATTCCTTGCTGCTGCTACATTCTCCTTGAGTGTTGCGAGTCCGGGATCGAGTCTAGTCTCGACAAATTCGCAGAACCAAACGATTATCAAAACTATCGAAACGCTAAAACAATCCGATCAACGCTGGATTCAAGTTAATCTTACAAAGCAACGGTTAATTGCTTGGAAAGGTCGAACGCCAGTTTATGCGATCGCTATTTCTTCAGGGAAAAAATCTACCCCCACTCGCATCGGTATTTTTAAGATTCAATCCAAATTTAAAACTACTCGAATGCGAGGGAAAAATTATGATGTTCCCAACGTACCCTATGTAATGTTTTACCAAGGAAGTTATGGAATTCACGGAGCCTACTGGCACCGGAGATTTGGGACTCCAGTTAGCCACGGCTGTGTAAATCTCGCGCCTAATCACGCTAAATGGCTATTCAACTGGGCATCGATTGGCACACCAATTGTCATCCGTAAGTAA
- a CDS encoding bifunctional 4-hydroxy-2-oxoglutarate aldolase/2-dehydro-3-deoxy-phosphogluconate aldolase, protein MSKVWLSKLQQQRAIAVIRADQMKLAQQMALAVASGGMRLIEITWNSDRPAELIGQLRSQLPDCIIGTGTLYNVQQLQEAIASGAQFLFTPHVDPAMIHAAVEQDIPIIPGALSPTEIVTAWNHGATCVKVFPVEAMGGANYIKSLQAPLGKIPLIPTGGVTLENAKGFLQAGAIAVGLSGQLFPKQLVTDGNWQIITQQARKLIQELGYFKVPTQNYP, encoded by the coding sequence ATGTCTAAAGTTTGGTTATCAAAGTTGCAACAACAAAGAGCGATCGCCGTAATTCGCGCCGATCAAATGAAATTGGCACAGCAAATGGCTTTGGCTGTAGCATCTGGGGGAATGCGGCTCATTGAAATTACCTGGAATAGCGATCGCCCTGCTGAATTAATCGGTCAATTACGTTCTCAATTACCAGATTGTATCATAGGCACTGGGACGTTATATAATGTCCAGCAGCTGCAAGAAGCGATCGCCTCTGGGGCACAATTTCTCTTCACACCCCACGTTGACCCAGCGATGATTCACGCAGCAGTTGAGCAAGATATACCCATCATCCCCGGCGCCCTCTCTCCCACGGAAATCGTCACCGCTTGGAATCATGGCGCCACCTGTGTCAAAGTCTTCCCCGTGGAAGCAATGGGAGGGGCTAACTATATCAAAAGTTTACAAGCTCCTTTAGGTAAAATTCCCCTGATTCCCACTGGGGGAGTCACCCTAGAAAATGCTAAAGGATTTTTGCAAGCAGGGGCGATCGCAGTTGGTTTAAGCGGTCAATTATTTCCCAAACAACTGGTAACAGATGGAAATTGGCAGATCATTACTCAACAAGCTAGAAAATTAATACAAGAATTAGGGTATTTTAAAGTACCAACTCAAAACTATCCCTAA
- a CDS encoding DUF2382 domain-containing protein, which produces MPLYKLEEFDHNYRETFGGDDVKALELYTQGEVRIGSVADALVDENGRFRYLVIDISLDSATKKILLPIGLSRINYSAKRVYVDALSKQQIERLPEYREETIINDEYEEKVRNVYRPPTGNVTYDRHTYTYQQDPDLYNLSDQHHQTFRLYEERLIANKNRIKTGEVVVGKHVERDTARVSVPIQKEGVVIERVLPIAAGTVVDPNELKFHEGEVAHIEVYEERPDIHKEAFVREEIRIKKVVDHETFETEQVVRREELDIDTKGDLHVNQSGKTQNESR; this is translated from the coding sequence ATGCCTCTCTACAAACTTGAAGAATTTGACCATAACTACCGAGAAACCTTTGGTGGTGATGATGTTAAAGCTTTAGAACTCTATACCCAAGGTGAAGTGAGAATTGGCTCTGTCGCCGATGCTTTAGTTGACGAAAATGGACGTTTTCGGTATTTAGTTATCGATATTAGCTTAGATTCTGCAACTAAGAAAATATTACTGCCAATTGGTCTATCCCGGATTAATTATTCTGCCAAACGTGTCTATGTTGATGCATTGAGCAAACAGCAAATTGAACGCTTACCTGAGTACAGAGAAGAAACGATAATCAATGACGAATATGAAGAAAAAGTTCGCAACGTTTATCGTCCACCAACTGGCAATGTAACTTATGATCGCCATACATATACTTATCAGCAAGACCCGGATTTATACAACCTGAGTGACCAACATCATCAAACTTTTAGATTGTATGAAGAACGATTGATTGCGAATAAGAATCGCATCAAAACTGGAGAAGTAGTAGTTGGTAAGCACGTTGAAAGGGATACTGCACGGGTTTCAGTACCTATTCAAAAAGAGGGTGTTGTGATCGAACGAGTTCTACCTATAGCAGCAGGAACTGTAGTAGATCCCAATGAACTGAAGTTCCACGAAGGCGAAGTAGCACACATAGAAGTATACGAAGAAAGACCCGACATTCATAAAGAAGCATTTGTGCGCGAAGAAATCCGAATCAAGAAAGTAGTAGACCATGAAACTTTTGAAACAGAACAAGTCGTGCGTCGAGAAGAGTTAGATATTGATACAAAAGGTGATTTGCATGTAAATCAAAGTGGCAAGACTCAAAATGAATCACGGTAA